GGTCCCTGGCGAGGTGCTGGGTTGTGCGGCTAGATCTCGATCTGGTCGCCTCGAGTCGGGCCAAGGCAGGGGCCTGCGCCCCATTCGAGCCCACCTACCTCCGCCCCAGATCTGCGGGCTCCCGCAGCCTTGGGGGTTGCTGGTTGCCGATCTGGCTGGTGGTGATCTCCTGGTGCAGCGGCGGTGCGGCAGCGATGCTGCGGTGGTTTTGGATGGGCTCTCTGGCCGCTGCGCTTgcgggccggggcaggggccctGGGCTTTGACCCAATCCATCTCCAGTTTCGGCGTGCCCGGTAGCCACGGGGGTTGTCGGTTTGCAGTTCCGGTTTCTCGCGCGACGGCGTTTCCCGTCTCCTCTCTCGTTCGTTGGTGCTCTGAGCTGGGATGCCAGAgcggcggccctggaaggtgGGAGTCATGTTGGTTGGCGGGCGAGCCAATGACTCTGGTGCTGGCTGGTGACCACGGCCGTGAGGGTGGCGTGGTGGTCGGCGAGTTGAGTGTTATGGGGTAGAGGGCGGTGACCATGCCAAAGGGAAACCTTTGCCCCTTGGGCCACGGTGGCGGCGTCCGCGGACGGTGTTCCCTTGCTGAAGGCGCCGTGAGGCAAATCTTCGTCCTTCTACttcctccgggtgaaaacccaagatcctcggatcgggcggtggcggcactccggtgtcgtgctcttcttgaagacaccgtcTTGGAGCCCACACCGCGAGGCTCACCAATGGTTGTTAGTAGGTGATTCTTCGGCGATCTTCGGCAAGGCTTGCTCTGTGCCCTTCCCTTGTCGAGCTTCCTTGGCGATGTTGTTCGGTTTGTGAGCAACGTGGGTCGGTCCCCGGTGGTGGTCGGCTTGCGGTGGCGTTTCTACGACGGAGGAGTGCCGTTGAGGCGCGCGTGAAAAATGGCTCGCTCTCGagtgagctccggcccgacactgtaGACTCCAGCTCTACTCCGAGTCCCCGTAGGCGCTTTGGTTGAGCATGTTGGTCGCGCTTCCGGTTGTAGCTTCTTCGGTagttcgtgtgggtgtgtggtgtCGTTCTGGAAGCTGGGTTCATCACTTTGTATCGTTCTCGCTGTTGGTGGCTTTGAGTGTCTTTTATCTATAAAAAATCATGCAAAGCTTGTGGAATCACTTGCCCTGTGTACCACCTGTCAACAGGACTAATTTCGGCCACTGTACTGTTGGGTGCTGCCCATGTGGATCGGGCATCGACATTTCCACTCTCTATTCGTCTCCATTGAAGTCATCTCACCAACCTCTGCAATTTGCTTGTCTTTTGCAGCAGTTCTCGCCTTCTCGGTGATTCAATGGCCTCACCTGCGAGACCGGCTGAGTCCACTGGCACAACCCAGGAGgaagccgccgcccgccagtcgCTCATGGGGATCTCCCAGTCCGTCCCGGCGGCAGGGGAAGCTCTGAGCGACAAATCGCCCAACGGCCACATGGAGCATGGCGGGCAGGACAACACTGCGGCGGCCGACAAGTACAGGTCGATGCTCATGTCCATCTCCAACCAGTCGCCGGAGGCGCGCCAGCAGCCCACGCCGTGCCCGCACACCAACGGCGTCGCTTAAACTTAGACCTCTAATAACACTAGTACTGTACTGATTTGCCCTGCAACTGTGGATACTATTGTGGGACATTGGCCTTAAATAATCGGGATGTATGTGGGGGTGCTCGGTGATGCAATACGTAGTTGCATGCAAGAGCCTTGCTTCTTCGATCTTGGCCTGAAATGTTTTCGTGTGTAAATTGGCGGATAGCCATTGTCTGAAGATCTGCATATGCGATGTGCTGATCATTCACCACTCTCTGCGCCTCGATCTTTTTTCATGTCATTTCACGATTTACATGTATCGGCCGGCCCTTGTTGCATACTCCCTCTGTAAACAGGGTATGTTTATCTTTTATCATAAGTTTTTTTTAGTAACTTAGCCTGAAATATTTCCGTGTGTAAATTGGGGGGACTTAAATTGGTGGCTAGACATTTTCTGAAGATCTGCATATGCGGTGTGCTGATCATCATCGGTCACTCACAAGTCTCTGCCCCTCCATCTTACTTCCTGTCATTTCACGTTTTACATGTATCGGCCGGTCCTTGTTGCATACCCCCTCTGTAATCAGGGGTACGTTTATCTTATGTTGTAAACTTATTTTTTTGACCAACTTAGTAGAAAAGGTACTACCCAATTCATGGTAAGTATGGATAACTTAATACAAAAGTTGTAATAATGTAGTACTAAATTCTATATACAGTACTTATTATGGATCCGAAGGAGTAGCAAAGTTTGTCCCTCAAATTAAATTAGTATACTATAAAACTATACTTCAAAATAACTCTAGTAATACTAATTTAATTTGAACTTGAGTATCTGTTATTGTTGGAGACGATGCAGCTTTTGCAAGGGTGAGATTTACAGTGAGGAATGTTACTCCATGGACTTCAACTTGAGCAGCAACTTGAGTTGCAAGAAGAAGTGTTGCGGCTTCAGCAAGAAGTGATGAAGAGGTCGTCGATGTTGAAGCATGTATCATGACTTCCTCCTCCAGATTTTGCCTGCAAAATTGACAGAGTCTCAGCCATGTTTTCACTCTTCCTTGAGCATATGGTACTTTTCTTGTTTTCCATGCTGCACCCGAGAAGATTTTACTTCTTTGAATGAGAAGATATGTCTTGATTGTGTCACCTTGCCTAGGAGCTTCACCCTGTACATCAGAGTTTGTTTGGGACCTGTTTCTTGAAACGTGCATAACATCCAACAACTCTAGATTTTGTTTAATAGCATTAGCCATATGGTGGATTTGCAATGGACTATTCTCCTTCTTGTTAAATAAGCAATCATGTCTAGATTTCCAAATACACCACATAAAGGTAAGAATGTTTTCAATAGATCCATGAGGATGATTCATGCTAAGAAGTTTGTTGAGAATTTGAGGGAGATGATCAGAAGGAAAAGCAATTTGATCAATTCTTATGTACCAAGGGTGCATGAACCAAGATGCTCTAGCAAATCCACATAGAAAAACTAGATGGTGATCTAATTCTTCTAAATTACACCTGCAGCATAGTTTGCTATACTTACATGCTCTAGATCCTGTAGGAATAGCTTTTCTTAAAATTCTCGAGCCGAAAGTTTTTACCTTGGGAATGATATTTTTGTTTTTTTCCAAATTGTTTGTAGGAGGTGCTTTGTAGATGTACTAACCTATTTTGGTCTTGGTTCTCCTTGTTCATGCAGCCTTTCGAGACATGCTTTATAATAAGCGCTCTTGGAGTTGCATTTGCCTGTTGGTGTAATTTTCTAGCATAGGAAATCTTCGTCTTATGCACTAATGATTCGAGCATTTTTAATCGCTTCTACCATATGTTTGTGAAACAAATTGTCAATAAGCTGAAAATTCTAAGTTTTTTGCCCAGGGAGCCATAAGTCTTTGACCTAGCTCGGATAGGTGTAGCTTCTAGGTTGAATGGTTAGTGAGTCATAGATCCGAGCCCAGCCCTCACACTAGGGCGTGCTCCAAATAGAGACTTGGCCCATAGGGATTTGATAAAAAGAGTGGGCTATGAAAATGGGAAGGACTTTGAGAATGGAAGCTCAGAAGGCAGATTTTGGGGTATTTAAATTTAGGC
This region of Lolium perenne isolate Kyuss_39 chromosome 2, Kyuss_2.0, whole genome shotgun sequence genomic DNA includes:
- the LOC127336557 gene encoding uncharacterized protein: MASPARPAESTGTTQEEAAARQSLMGISQSVPAAGEALSDKSPNGHMEHGGQDNTAAADKYRSMLMSISNQSPEARQQPTPCPHTNGVA